In Desulfosediminicola ganghwensis, a single window of DNA contains:
- a CDS encoding cyclic nucleotide-binding domain-containing protein, with protein sequence MSALILSESEEDTRNFLLSLPIFDSLDVDELTILAQHMSYVHLKRGEYLFLEGDKGSFMGFVVQGLLEVVKKSETGQSVVIARLAKGNSIGEMGLIDKSPRSATVIARQPTLMVTLTDKGFDMLTDRSPILAVKVIQKIARLLSLYMRRTSSRLADLMQPMV encoded by the coding sequence ATGTCTGCGCTTATACTTTCAGAATCTGAAGAGGACACTCGAAATTTCCTACTCAGCCTCCCAATATTTGACAGTCTGGATGTCGATGAATTAACTATCCTGGCTCAACATATGAGTTATGTCCATCTTAAAAGAGGTGAATATCTTTTCTTAGAAGGTGATAAAGGCAGCTTTATGGGTTTTGTCGTACAAGGACTTCTTGAGGTAGTAAAGAAATCCGAAACCGGCCAGAGTGTTGTCATTGCCAGGCTGGCCAAAGGAAACTCCATTGGTGAAATGGGCCTCATAGATAAGTCACCGCGCTCGGCAACTGTTATCGCCAGACAACCCACTTTAATGGTGACGCTCACCGACAAAGGGTTTGATATGCTCACTGATCGCTCACCAATACTGGCTGTAAAGGTAATCCAGAAAATAGCCAGGCTCTTGAGCCTTTACATGCGGCGCACCTCCAGCCGACTTGCTGACTTAATGCAACCAATGGTGTAA
- the tnpB gene encoding IS66 family insertion sequence element accessory protein TnpB (TnpB, as the term is used for proteins encoded by IS66 family insertion elements, is considered an accessory protein, since TnpC, encoded by a neighboring gene, is a DDE family transposase.): MYTALDATDMRKSIDGLSILVEDPFGLDLFPESLFAFCNRRRELVKILYWNDNDFFIWMKGLGEDIFR, encoded by the coding sequence GTGTATACGGCCCTTGATGCAACTGACATGCGGAAATCGATCGACGGATTGTCTATTCTTGTGGAAGATCCTTTTGGCCTGGATCTGTTCCCAGAGAGTTTGTTCGCTTTCTGTAACAGGAGACGAGAGCTGGTGAAAATCCTTTACTGGAATGATAACGACTTTTTCATTTGGATGAAGGGGCTGGGGGAGGATATCTTTCGATGA
- a CDS encoding EscU/YscU/HrcU family type III secretion system export apparatus switch protein gives MAYDQLKDSAPKIIANARGNLALKLLSHAKASGVQIHHNLNLVELLSKLPSGEEIPPDLCQANAEILAFVYQVSERLKDK, from the coding sequence CTGGCCTATGACCAGCTAAAAGATTCTGCGCCCAAGATCATTGCGAACGCAAGAGGGAATCTGGCCTTAAAATTACTCTCACATGCCAAAGCAAGCGGAGTCCAGATCCACCATAATCTAAACCTCGTCGAACTTCTCTCCAAACTCCCCAGCGGAGAAGAAATACCCCCTGACCTCTGTCAGGCTAATGCCGAAATTCTTGCCTTTGTCTATCAGGTGAGCGAAAGGTTAAAGGATAAATAA
- a CDS encoding NADH-dependent flavin oxidoreductase, with amino-acid sequence MGETTNKLFSPFSLNSFTIRNRIGVAPMTRMSGDNRSIPRQDVLDFLVRRAVNGAGIVYTEAIVTDYESAQGYPGQARITNREQIDVWKSVADKIRDAGAISIMQIFHCGRIAWPDVNPACRIIAPSAITPKTENPLTNAPYPLPEEMSEFEIEHVIQGFQETARGAMAAGFDGVEIHGAHGYLISQFLSNYSNKRTDKYGGSLENRFRFAHEIIQSVRKVIPTTKILSFRLSNWGIVDMDVSLFQNSGEWLDLISMLSEQSIDALSISTYDFKENAFETNATMAELTKKASNLPLLICGKVFDRATAETALQHADVALFAKSMLLNPNLVEDLRSNAQLPCYSSEQANVAYTEAILP; translated from the coding sequence ATGGGCGAGACTACCAACAAACTTTTTTCTCCATTCTCACTGAATTCCTTCACCATCAGAAATAGAATCGGTGTTGCTCCCATGACCAGAATGTCTGGAGACAATCGCTCCATCCCTCGGCAAGATGTGCTGGATTTTCTCGTACGTCGTGCCGTAAACGGAGCCGGCATTGTCTACACCGAAGCAATTGTCACCGATTACGAAAGCGCTCAGGGCTACCCGGGCCAGGCACGGATCACCAATCGGGAGCAGATAGATGTCTGGAAAAGCGTAGCAGACAAGATACGGGATGCAGGAGCTATCTCGATAATGCAGATATTTCATTGCGGCCGAATAGCCTGGCCGGATGTCAATCCGGCTTGCAGGATCATAGCGCCGAGCGCCATTACCCCAAAGACAGAGAACCCGCTGACAAATGCGCCATACCCGCTCCCCGAAGAGATGAGCGAGTTTGAGATCGAGCACGTTATTCAGGGTTTTCAGGAGACGGCGAGAGGAGCTATGGCGGCTGGATTCGATGGCGTTGAGATACACGGTGCCCACGGTTATCTCATTAGCCAGTTCCTCTCGAATTATTCCAACAAACGCACTGATAAATATGGTGGCAGCCTGGAGAATCGCTTCAGGTTTGCCCATGAAATTATTCAATCAGTCAGAAAGGTCATACCCACCACTAAAATTCTCTCTTTCAGGTTATCTAACTGGGGCATAGTTGACATGGATGTGTCACTTTTTCAGAACAGTGGAGAATGGCTTGACCTTATCTCAATGCTATCGGAGCAATCTATTGATGCCCTCTCTATATCGACATATGATTTTAAGGAAAATGCATTTGAAACAAACGCCACCATGGCAGAACTCACAAAAAAAGCGTCCAATCTTCCCCTTTTGATCTGCGGCAAGGTGTTTGACCGAGCCACGGCTGAAACAGCACTGCAGCATGCTGATGTGGCGCTCTTTGCCAAGTCGATGCTGCTCAATCCAAACCTGGTTGAAGACCTTCGTTCGAATGCACAATTACCCTGTTACAGCTCGGAACAGGCAAACGTAGCCTACACTGAAGCAATCCTGCCATGA
- the lon gene encoding endopeptidase La has protein sequence MPLRDIVIFPHMVAPLVVGRKKSILALEDAMEKRTEILLVTQKDSAVDDPEEDGIYEYGTLASVMQLLRLPDGTIKALVEGKKRAKVISYVPNENFLQAEVQELADQIEKTGELIAYERELRKFFEEFASTNKKIAKEVVKSVSTIEDPVKMLDIISSHLPLKANEKQEILECDDLITRIEKVLEVIHREIELAELEKTINAKVKMRMGKTQRNYYLSEKVREIQTEMGQNEDGLDEMGELEEQIGKKKMPQVARDKALKELKKLKNMPPMSAETTVVRNYIDCIVNLPWQKKSKSQLDIAKAERILDEDHYGLEKTKERILEYLAVQTQVKKIKGPILCLVGPPGVGKTSISRSIARAMGRKFARLSLGGVRDEAEIRGHRRTYIGAMPGKIIQSMQKANVANPVFCLDEVDKMSMDFRGDPSSALLEVLDPEQNTAFNDHYLDIDYDLSEVFFITTANNLHGIPVPLQDRMEIIQIRGYTEQEKLKIAEGYLVPKQLEANGFAIGDIMMTDGAILEVIRRYTREAGVRNLERNIASLCRKIARDRLKKNEKDKKYRVSAQSAVKFLGTPKYRYGLAEEQDEIGLTTGLAWTEVGGELLTIEATLMPGSGKLTITGKLGDVMQESAQAALSYVRSRADLLGLESNFYQKLDIHVHVPEGAIPKDGPSAGITIATTLVSALLRAPVRHELAMTGEITLRGRILPIGGLTEKLLAAKRGNITHVLIPKDNERDLADVPTKIRKSLNITLVEHMDEVLEHAIVLKEGETVLKTLTSNELASNGEALEHNSAH, from the coding sequence ATGCCGCTGCGGGATATTGTTATCTTTCCGCACATGGTAGCGCCACTGGTAGTGGGACGAAAAAAATCGATCCTCGCTTTAGAGGATGCGATGGAAAAGCGTACTGAAATTCTGCTTGTTACCCAGAAAGACTCCGCCGTAGATGATCCTGAAGAGGACGGCATTTACGAGTATGGTACGCTCGCCTCAGTTATGCAGTTGCTGCGCTTACCTGACGGTACCATTAAGGCACTGGTCGAGGGGAAAAAGAGAGCTAAAGTTATCTCTTATGTTCCCAATGAGAATTTCCTGCAGGCTGAAGTGCAGGAACTGGCTGACCAGATTGAAAAGACAGGCGAACTCATTGCCTATGAGCGAGAGCTTCGTAAATTTTTCGAAGAGTTTGCCTCTACCAATAAGAAAATCGCCAAAGAGGTGGTGAAATCAGTCAGTACTATCGAGGATCCGGTGAAGATGCTGGATATCATTTCCTCGCATTTACCGTTAAAGGCAAATGAGAAGCAGGAGATTCTCGAATGTGATGATTTAATTACCAGAATAGAGAAGGTTCTTGAGGTAATTCACCGGGAGATCGAGCTCGCCGAGCTGGAAAAGACTATAAACGCCAAGGTAAAGATGCGTATGGGCAAAACCCAGCGAAATTATTACCTGAGCGAGAAGGTTCGTGAGATCCAGACCGAGATGGGCCAGAATGAAGATGGCCTGGATGAGATGGGTGAGCTTGAGGAGCAGATAGGCAAAAAGAAGATGCCGCAGGTTGCCCGGGATAAGGCGCTCAAGGAGCTGAAAAAACTCAAAAATATGCCGCCGATGTCTGCCGAGACAACAGTTGTCCGCAATTACATCGATTGCATTGTGAACCTCCCCTGGCAGAAGAAATCCAAATCTCAGCTCGATATTGCCAAAGCCGAGCGGATTCTCGACGAAGATCATTACGGACTGGAGAAGACCAAGGAGCGAATTCTTGAGTACCTGGCTGTCCAGACCCAGGTAAAAAAGATCAAGGGTCCTATTCTTTGTCTGGTCGGTCCTCCAGGTGTCGGTAAGACCTCAATCAGCCGTTCGATTGCCAGGGCAATGGGCAGAAAATTTGCCCGTCTGTCACTCGGTGGTGTAAGGGATGAGGCAGAGATTCGCGGCCACAGGCGTACCTACATCGGTGCTATGCCGGGTAAGATTATTCAGTCTATGCAGAAAGCGAATGTTGCCAACCCGGTATTTTGTCTCGATGAGGTGGATAAAATGTCCATGGACTTCCGTGGCGATCCATCTTCTGCGCTGCTTGAAGTACTTGATCCAGAGCAGAACACTGCCTTTAACGATCATTATCTCGATATTGATTATGACCTGTCTGAAGTATTTTTTATAACTACCGCTAATAACCTGCACGGTATTCCGGTTCCACTTCAAGACAGGATGGAGATCATCCAGATTCGCGGCTATACCGAGCAGGAGAAGCTGAAGATTGCAGAAGGGTACCTGGTTCCCAAACAGCTTGAGGCAAATGGCTTTGCCATAGGCGATATCATGATGACGGATGGGGCAATTCTCGAAGTCATCAGGCGATATACAAGGGAGGCCGGTGTACGTAATCTTGAGCGAAACATCGCTTCACTATGCAGAAAAATAGCCCGTGATCGACTGAAGAAGAACGAAAAGGACAAGAAGTATCGGGTCAGTGCCCAGTCAGCTGTAAAGTTCCTGGGAACTCCTAAATACAGATATGGCCTGGCTGAAGAGCAGGATGAAATTGGCCTTACCACCGGCCTTGCCTGGACTGAAGTCGGCGGTGAGTTGCTCACCATCGAGGCTACCCTGATGCCTGGTTCCGGCAAGTTGACCATTACCGGTAAGCTTGGCGATGTAATGCAGGAATCAGCACAGGCAGCACTTTCCTACGTCCGCTCACGTGCCGATCTGCTTGGGCTTGAATCAAACTTCTACCAGAAGCTCGATATACACGTTCATGTACCGGAGGGTGCAATTCCCAAAGATGGACCGTCTGCCGGTATTACCATTGCCACTACCTTGGTCTCTGCATTACTCAGGGCACCTGTGCGGCATGAACTTGCAATGACCGGGGAAATTACCCTGCGAGGTCGAATTTTACCCATCGGCGGTTTGACCGAAAAATTACTTGCTGCCAAACGGGGTAATATCACTCATGTTCTGATTCCGAAGGATAATGAGCGTGATCTCGCTGATGTACCGACAAAAATCCGTAAAAGCCTCAACATTACGCTCGTGGAACATATGGATGAGGTACTGGAACATGCAATTGTATTGAAAGAAGGGGAGACTGTTCTAAAGACGCTTACTTCAAATGAGTTAGCGAGTAATGGCGAAGCATTGGAACATAATTCAGCACATTAG
- the clpX gene encoding ATP-dependent Clp protease ATP-binding subunit ClpX, with protein MADIDNNEPECNCSFCGKSQEEVEKLIAGPDVYICDECIELCNEIVNEEGDGGEEPGEEAMAASLKPKEIHDYLNDYVIGQDYAKKVLSVAVHNHYKRIDAPVTDDSVELQKSNIILIGPTGSGKTLVAQTLAKILNVPFCMADATTLTEAGYVGDDVENILVNLLQSADYDIERAERGIIYIDEIDKIARKSDSPSLTRDVSGEGVQQALLKIIEGTVASIPPKGGRKHPQQELVKIDTTNILFIVGGAFVGLDMVVKRREGRKSIGFGAKVMSENKKDLGELLASVQPEDLLKFGLIPELVGRLPVIATMKELHEEDLVRILREPKNALTKQYQKLFEFEGIQLRFTEGALLAIARKALERKSGARGLRSVMEEAMLDVMYDLPSKENVQECVISEQVIVDGEYPVVLYQNAPEDSLKTA; from the coding sequence ATGGCCGATATTGACAATAACGAGCCTGAATGTAACTGCTCGTTTTGCGGAAAAAGCCAGGAAGAAGTTGAAAAGCTTATAGCTGGTCCGGATGTCTACATCTGTGATGAGTGCATTGAACTGTGCAATGAGATCGTCAATGAAGAGGGTGATGGAGGTGAGGAGCCTGGTGAGGAAGCCATGGCCGCTTCGCTGAAGCCCAAGGAAATTCATGACTATCTCAATGATTATGTGATAGGACAGGATTACGCCAAGAAAGTGCTCTCCGTCGCTGTGCACAACCACTATAAGCGCATTGACGCTCCAGTAACTGACGATTCCGTCGAACTTCAAAAATCCAACATCATCCTGATTGGCCCGACCGGGTCCGGCAAGACCCTGGTAGCCCAGACTCTCGCCAAGATTCTTAACGTTCCTTTCTGCATGGCCGATGCCACTACTTTGACAGAGGCCGGGTATGTTGGGGATGATGTGGAAAATATCCTTGTGAACCTGTTACAGTCTGCAGATTACGATATCGAGCGGGCAGAGCGGGGGATCATTTATATCGATGAGATCGATAAGATTGCCAGGAAGTCCGACAGTCCATCGCTTACCCGTGACGTTTCCGGTGAGGGCGTGCAACAGGCACTGCTGAAGATCATCGAGGGCACCGTTGCTTCGATTCCGCCCAAAGGTGGTCGCAAGCACCCTCAGCAGGAGTTGGTGAAAATTGATACCACCAATATCCTCTTTATTGTTGGTGGTGCGTTTGTTGGCCTCGATATGGTAGTGAAGCGTCGTGAAGGCAGAAAGTCGATCGGCTTCGGTGCCAAGGTCATGTCTGAGAACAAGAAGGACCTGGGCGAATTGCTGGCGTCAGTTCAGCCGGAGGATCTGCTAAAGTTCGGTCTTATTCCTGAGCTGGTAGGGCGTCTGCCTGTTATTGCCACCATGAAAGAACTTCATGAAGAAGATCTGGTGCGTATCCTCCGTGAGCCGAAGAACGCTCTCACCAAACAATACCAGAAGCTTTTCGAGTTCGAAGGTATTCAGCTGAGATTTACAGAAGGGGCGTTGCTGGCGATTGCGCGCAAGGCTCTCGAACGTAAATCAGGGGCACGTGGTTTGCGTTCTGTAATGGAAGAGGCTATGCTGGATGTTATGTACGACTTGCCATCTAAAGAAAACGTTCAGGAATGTGTAATTTCTGAGCAGGTAATCGTTGATGGTGAGTATCCTGTTGTTCTGTATCAGAATGCACCCGAAGATTCGTTGAAAACAGCCTGA
- the clpP gene encoding ATP-dependent Clp endopeptidase proteolytic subunit ClpP yields the protein MNLVPMVVEQSPRGERAYDIYSRLLKERIVFLGSAVNDDVANVIIAQLLFLEAEDPEKDVTFYINSPGGSVTSGMAIYDTMQYVKCDIATLCLGQAASMGALLLAAGAAGKRYSLPNSRIMIHQPMGGFQGQATDIDIHAREILRMREDLNKILAHHTGHDVEKISLDTERDNFMSAVEAREYGIIDKVIVNRDVLDKEE from the coding sequence ATGAATCTAGTCCCTATGGTAGTTGAGCAGAGTCCTCGAGGAGAACGAGCATATGACATCTACTCCCGTCTGCTGAAAGAACGCATCGTCTTTCTTGGTTCAGCAGTCAATGACGACGTGGCCAATGTTATTATTGCTCAGCTACTGTTCTTGGAGGCTGAGGATCCCGAGAAAGATGTAACTTTTTATATCAATTCTCCCGGTGGTTCCGTAACTTCAGGCATGGCGATTTATGACACCATGCAATATGTTAAATGTGACATCGCAACCCTCTGTCTTGGCCAGGCGGCCTCGATGGGTGCCTTGCTACTTGCTGCCGGTGCTGCTGGCAAGCGTTACTCGCTTCCCAATTCACGCATTATGATTCACCAGCCGATGGGTGGTTTTCAGGGGCAGGCTACTGATATTGATATTCACGCCAGGGAAATTCTCCGGATGCGTGAAGATTTGAATAAGATTCTTGCCCACCATACCGGACATGATGTCGAGAAAATTTCTCTCGATACAGAGCGGGATAACTTTATGAGTGCCGTGGAAGCTAGGGAGTATGGTATAATTGATAAAGTTATCGTAAATCGTGATGTTTTAGATAAGGAAGAATAA
- the tig gene encoding trigger factor produces the protein MEVNIESVGTLTKKVTVTIPESDVQPRLNAEYDKLKKDSKMKGFRRGKVPRSIVIKNYKPQVEGEIGEKLVQETYFDVIEKENVDAVTHPEITSVNYNEDGSFTYSANVDVRPEFELGEYKGLEIEKPEALVTDEEVQLELESLQKEMAVLRSVEDRAIEKGDVVVVDFQGYHDGEAMKQVKNEDYSVDVGSGRMGEEFEAKLIGMKKGEEATHEVDFPESHPNPVLKGKTVEFKINVKDVKERVLAELNDEFAKDVSENFETLDALKASISERKIKEREEANDGVVTDRIMQKLLESHDFEVPNRLVAFEIEQMIKQTEQQLEQAGVSLEAAGLSKEKLAEQNSEVATKRVRGDFILKKIGETESIKVEDEDLERGFQRIGDQYNMPVAKVKEFFQSRDDLLPFMNELLNEKILHFLRDNAEMVAEKPVPAESEGEEKAE, from the coding sequence ATGGAAGTAAACATTGAAAGTGTCGGTACTCTGACCAAAAAAGTAACAGTAACTATCCCGGAGAGCGACGTTCAGCCGAGACTGAACGCGGAGTATGACAAGCTGAAAAAAGATTCCAAGATGAAGGGTTTCAGACGCGGCAAGGTACCTCGCTCCATCGTCATCAAGAATTACAAACCACAGGTTGAAGGTGAGATTGGCGAAAAGCTTGTTCAGGAAACCTACTTCGATGTGATTGAAAAAGAGAATGTCGACGCTGTTACCCATCCTGAGATCACCAGTGTAAATTACAACGAAGACGGTTCTTTCACCTATTCCGCCAACGTCGATGTCCGCCCTGAGTTTGAGCTTGGTGAGTACAAAGGTCTCGAGATTGAGAAGCCTGAAGCTCTCGTAACAGATGAAGAAGTGCAGCTTGAACTCGAATCTCTGCAGAAAGAGATGGCTGTTCTGCGTTCTGTTGAAGATCGTGCGATCGAAAAAGGTGATGTTGTTGTGGTAGACTTCCAGGGCTACCATGACGGCGAAGCCATGAAGCAGGTTAAAAACGAAGACTACTCTGTCGATGTCGGTTCAGGCCGGATGGGAGAAGAATTCGAGGCCAAGCTAATCGGCATGAAGAAGGGTGAAGAGGCGACCCACGAGGTGGATTTCCCCGAGTCTCATCCAAACCCGGTTCTCAAAGGCAAGACCGTTGAGTTCAAGATCAACGTTAAAGATGTGAAAGAACGTGTCCTCGCAGAGCTCAACGATGAGTTCGCTAAAGATGTAAGCGAGAACTTTGAGACACTGGATGCACTGAAGGCTTCAATCAGCGAGCGCAAAATTAAAGAGCGTGAAGAAGCAAACGATGGTGTAGTAACCGACAGAATCATGCAAAAACTGCTCGAAAGCCATGACTTCGAGGTACCGAACAGATTGGTTGCTTTCGAGATTGAGCAGATGATCAAGCAGACTGAGCAGCAGCTTGAGCAGGCTGGGGTAAGTCTTGAGGCAGCAGGTCTCTCCAAGGAGAAACTGGCTGAGCAGAATTCAGAGGTTGCCACCAAGCGTGTTCGTGGCGATTTCATTCTCAAGAAAATTGGTGAGACCGAGTCTATCAAAGTTGAAGATGAAGATCTCGAGCGCGGTTTCCAGCGTATCGGTGATCAGTACAACATGCCGGTTGCAAAGGTTAAGGAATTTTTCCAGAGCCGTGACGATCTTCTCCCATTCATGAATGAACTGCTGAACGAAAAGATTCTTCATTTCCTCCGCGACAACGCAGAAATGGTTGCAGAAAAGCCAGTTCCAGCTGAATCAGAGGGCGAGGAAAAGGCTGAATAA
- a CDS encoding thioredoxin domain-containing protein encodes MLRKTSLLACTALLLSLPLTANAIQNTGKSNKLEWKVVENVQLAGKPLDFAQSLDGKLTYVLDDKHNVVIYDYKGDELGTIPAGEGVTGIDISATGDWLYLVDTSANTFTRVSLNFVQEIDITDSPFKGNADAPVTMVIFTDFECPYCKKLEPVLNKVFEANKDNIKLVFKNMPLSFHKMAEPAHRAVMAADLQGKFWEFHDKLFAAPKLSNQLITDIAGGLGLDMEKFEKDMNSGQVRQKIQKDLSDAKRAEVTGTPTVFINGRRVSDRSVQAFQNMINEELVAK; translated from the coding sequence ATGTTGCGCAAAACTTCCCTACTGGCCTGTACCGCCCTTCTCCTTTCCCTGCCACTCACAGCAAACGCTATTCAGAACACCGGAAAAAGCAACAAGCTTGAGTGGAAAGTGGTTGAGAATGTTCAGTTAGCAGGTAAACCGCTTGATTTCGCCCAGTCACTTGACGGAAAGCTAACGTACGTGCTGGATGATAAACATAATGTGGTGATTTACGACTACAAAGGCGATGAGCTAGGTACCATCCCGGCCGGAGAGGGAGTGACAGGCATTGACATTTCCGCAACCGGCGACTGGCTCTACCTTGTGGACACCTCCGCCAACACATTCACCAGAGTGAGCTTAAACTTTGTTCAGGAAATTGACATTACAGATTCCCCGTTTAAGGGTAATGCCGATGCGCCAGTTACCATGGTCATCTTCACAGACTTTGAATGCCCATACTGCAAGAAGCTCGAACCTGTATTGAACAAAGTTTTTGAGGCCAACAAAGACAATATTAAGCTTGTTTTTAAGAACATGCCACTCAGCTTCCACAAAATGGCTGAGCCAGCACACCGCGCTGTTATGGCGGCTGATCTGCAGGGTAAATTCTGGGAGTTTCACGACAAACTGTTTGCCGCACCGAAACTCTCTAATCAGCTCATTACCGATATCGCCGGTGGCCTTGGTCTCGACATGGAGAAGTTCGAAAAAGATATGAACTCTGGCCAGGTTCGCCAGAAAATTCAAAAAGACCTCAGTGACGCCAAACGTGCCGAGGTAACAGGAACACCAACCGTATTTATCAATGGACGTAGAGTTTCCGACAGATCGGTGCAGGCTTTCCAGAACATGATCAACGAAGAGCTTGTCGCCAAATAG
- a CDS encoding PhoH family protein — MSKQQFSQVLEFDDNQIAMNLFGDLNRNLHIIENSSGVKISARGNNLNISGFQHDVEIASELLSQLYELIGKGYPVYSSDFAFGLRILESTPKARLDKIFLDKVYVTTQNRVISPKTKNQKIYIDAIRDNDIVFGIGPAGTGKTYLAVAMAASALVTGQVRSIILTRPAVEAGEKLGFLPGDLAQKVNPYLRPLHDALNDMVGAEKCQDLVERGVIEIAPLAFMRGRTLSNAFIILDEAQNTTREQMKMFLTRVGFDSCAVITGDITQVDLPVKQHSGLVEAKKLLKNIEGIRFCTFSKADVVRHPLVQKIIQAYETDED, encoded by the coding sequence ATGAGTAAACAACAATTTAGCCAGGTTCTGGAGTTTGACGACAATCAGATAGCCATGAACCTCTTTGGAGATCTCAACAGGAATCTCCATATCATTGAGAACAGTTCCGGCGTGAAAATCAGCGCCCGTGGCAATAACCTGAACATCAGTGGCTTCCAGCACGATGTGGAAATAGCATCGGAACTGCTTTCTCAGCTCTATGAACTGATAGGCAAAGGGTATCCTGTCTACAGCTCAGATTTCGCTTTCGGTCTGCGTATTCTGGAATCCACTCCGAAGGCCAGGCTCGATAAGATATTTTTAGACAAGGTGTATGTCACCACCCAGAATCGGGTGATTTCTCCTAAAACAAAAAACCAAAAGATCTACATAGATGCCATTCGGGATAATGACATTGTCTTCGGCATTGGCCCCGCCGGTACCGGGAAGACCTACCTGGCTGTAGCCATGGCTGCCTCAGCTCTCGTCACCGGCCAGGTACGCTCGATCATTCTCACCAGACCGGCAGTGGAAGCTGGTGAAAAGCTAGGATTTCTGCCTGGCGACCTGGCACAGAAAGTCAACCCGTATCTGCGTCCGCTTCATGACGCGCTCAACGATATGGTCGGTGCAGAAAAGTGCCAGGACCTCGTTGAGCGAGGTGTTATCGAGATAGCACCTCTGGCTTTCATGCGCGGCCGAACCCTAAGTAATGCTTTTATTATTCTAGATGAAGCCCAGAACACGACCCGTGAACAGATGAAAATGTTTCTTACCAGGGTAGGTTTTGATTCCTGCGCTGTTATTACCGGTGACATTACCCAGGTTGACCTGCCGGTCAAACAGCACTCTGGCCTGGTGGAAGCGAAAAAACTTCTCAAAAACATTGAAGGGATCAGGTTTTGCACTTTCTCTAAGGCCGACGTGGTCCGTCACCCGCTGGTGCAGAAAATAATTCAAGCCTACGAAACGGATGAAGATTGA